From the genome of Pseudomonas sp. FP453:
CTGCTGTTGCTCGCGCCGGGGATGCTGCTGGGCAGCGCGCGCGGGCATTCGTGGATGTGCTTTGCGGTGAACCTGTATTTCATCAAGGGCGCGCTGGCGGCGTATGACCCGAACCGGCAGTGGTTCGGGGTGTTGGAGATGCTGGCGAGTCTGGCGGTGTTTTGTACGGCGTTGTTGTATGTGCGGTGGCGGCATCAGCTCAATCGGCGGTTGGCTGTAGAACCTGTGTCGGCCTGAAGTCCGCTATCGCAGGCAAGCCAGCTCCCACATTTGACCGAGTTTCAACCTTGGAATGCAGTCAACTGTGGGAGCTGGCTTGCCTGCGATGGCATCACCTCGGTCTCAATGATTCACCGTATAGGCCAGCATCATCGACAACTGGCACATCGGCCGCCCACTCTCGGCATGCCACTGGTTGAACGCCCCCTGCACCGTCGCCAGGTCCCGCAGGCTGGTCGGCGCCTTGTCGACGATCTTCTGCGCGTTCAGCGCCGCCACCACGTCGTAACTGGGCACAAACGTATCCTTGCCGACCATGCGCAAGAAGCGCGGCGCGGACAAGCCGCCCAACTGGTGGCCGTGCTTGCTCAGGTACTTCCAGAGCCCAACGATGTCGGTCACCGGCCAGTCGGCGATAAACGCGCCGAAGCTGCCGTGTTCCTGGGCGATGTCCAGGATCATCTGTGCATTGCGCGGCACGCTCTTGAGCTTGCCCAGGTGGCGGATGATGCTGGTGTCCTGCATCAGCCGCTCCAGGTGCTCGGCGCCCATCAGCACGACTTTTTCCGGGTCGAAGCCGAAGAACACTTTCTCGAATGCCGGCCACTTGGCGTCCACCACACTGTGCTTCAAGCCCGCGCGAAACACCCGCAGCGCCAGGGTCGACAGGTAGCGGTCATCGCTGATCTTGCGCAATTGCGCCGGGGTGTTGGGCACCGGCAGATGGGCTTCCAACTCGGCGGCCGAACCGAAACGGTTCAGACAGTATTCGTGCAGCCACTTGTAATCGCGCATGCCCTCTCCTGGGGATTCAAATGAAAACGGCGCCCATGAGCGCCGTCTTTCAGAGCGTTGAAGAACCTTAGAGGTTCACTACATTGACGAAGCGCGAAGCGGCGCTCTCATCGATCTTGAGGCTGGTGAAGTCAAACAGATTGCGGTCGGCCAACTGCGACGGCTGCACGTTCTGCAGGCTGCGGAAGATACTCTCGGTGCGGCCTGGGGTCTTGCGCTCCCAATCCAGCAGCATCTCCTTGACCACCTGGCGCTGCAGGTTTTCCTGGGAGCCACACAGGTTGCACGGGATGATCGGGAATTGCTTGAAGTCGGAGTAAGCCTGGATGTCCTTCTCGTTGCAATACGCCAGCGGGCGGATCACCACGTTGCGCCCGTCATCGGCCCGCAGCTTGGGCGGCATGGCCTTGAGCGAGCCGTTGAAGAACATATTGAGGAAGAAGGTCTCGACGATGTCATCGCGGTGATGACCGAGGGCCATCTTGGTTGCGCCGATTTCATCGGCAAAGGTGTAGAGCGTGCCACGGCGCAGGCGCGAGCACAGCGAGCAGGTGGTCTTGCCTTCCGGGATCAGTTCCTTGACCACCGAATAGGTGTCTTTCTCGACGATGTGGTACTCGACGCCGAGCGCTTTGAGGTAGGCCGGCAGCACGTGCTCGGGGAAGCCCGGTTGTTTCTGGTCCATGTTGACGGCGACGATCTGGAACGTGATCGGCGCGACCTTTTGCAGGTGCAGCAGCACGTCGAGCAGGGTGTAGCTGTCTTTGCCACCGGAGAGGCAGACCATGACCTTGTCGCCGTCCTCGATCATGTTGAAATCGGCGACCGCTTCACCGGCCAGGCGACGCAGGCGTTTTTGCAGTTTGTTCTGGTTGACCGTAAGAGTGCCCATGGCGCTTGGATCCGCAAAAGGTGTGTGACGAAAAGCGCAGCATTTTACGCAAAAATACTGCAATGGGCGACGCCGATCCAATGTGGGAGCTGGCTTGCCTGCGATGGCGGCGGGTCAGCCAGCACATTGGCTACTGACAGACCGCTATCGCAGGCAAGCCAGCTCCCACACAAGCCAGCTCCCACCGAGGCCGAGGTACCCCTGACAGACCTCACCGCGATTAACCCCAGCGTTTACAGCGCAATTTGCTCTAAAGGCCCTACAGTTATTCCGGTCATCCCTTCCTATACTGCGACTTGAGGTCGCACAGATATCCGGGACCTTTCAGGCCAATTGGCCCGTGGGCGCTCCGATGGGGGGCGATGGTAATAACGACAGGAGTGACTGGCATGATCCATCACGTCGTGGGGCTATTTACCCATCCCGACCAGGAATGGCGGGAAATCCGTGGCGATAAAGAAGAAAGCATCGGCCACATGTACCTCACCCATACGCTGATTCTTGCGGCGATCCCCGCCGTATCAGCCTTTATCGGCACCACCCAGGTCGGCTGGGTCATCGGCAACCGTGCGCCGGTCATGCTGACGCAGGAAAGCGCCTTGTGGATGACCCTGATGTCCTACGCCGCCATGCTCGGCGGCGTGGCGGTGATGGGCGCGTTCATCCACTGGATGGCCCGTACCTACGACGCCAACCCGAGCATGCGGCGCTGCGTGGCGTTCGCCACCTACACCGCGACACCATTGTTTATCGGCGGGCTGGCCGCGCTGTATCCGCATATGTGGCTGGGCATGGTGGTGGGCACGGCGGCGATTTGCTACACGGTGTACCTGCTGTATGTGGGGCTGCCGACCTTCATGAACATCGACCCCGACGAGGGTTTCCTGTTTTCCAGTTCGGTGCTGGCCGTAGGGCTGGTCGTGCTGGTGGCAATCATGGCGTTTACCGTGATTGTCTGGGGCCTGGGCGTAGGGCCGATCTACACCAGTTGAGCGCGTTCAAACCCTGGGCAAGGCCACCGCAAGGTGGCTTTGTGCGTTATGTGCGACCATTCGGCGCCTGACAGATTCGGAAACACTCGCCTTTGCGGCATACTGGGCTTCTCTGGAGATAGGTACAGCATGCCCGAGCAGCTCAACACCCGCGTCGAAGATTGTTTCCAACAAGCCGAATCCTTTTTCAAACGAAGCTTCAAACGCCCCCAGGTCAGCCTCAAGCTGCGGGGCCAGAAGGCCGGTGTCGCGCATTTGCACGAGAACCTGCTGCGCTTCAACCCCCAGTTGTACCGCGAAAACAGCCAACATTTCCTGAAACAGACCGTGGCCCATGAAGTGGCGCATTTGATTGCCCACCAATTGTTTGGCGAGCGTATCCAGCCCCATGGCGAGGAATGGCAGCTGATCATGCGCGGGGTCTACGAACTGCCACCGGACCGTTGCCATACCTATGCGGTGAAACGGCGCCAGGTGATGCGGTATATCTACCGCTGCCCATGCGCGGACAGTGACTTTCCGTTTTCGGCGCAGCGCCATGGGTTGGTGGCACAGGGGCGGCGGTATTTGTGTCGGCGGTGTCGGCAGACCCTGGTGTTCACTGGGGAAACTCGGGTGGAGTGAGGGCCTCATCGCAGGCAAGCCAGCTCCCACATGGGATCGGCGGCGCGGTCAAAATGTGGGAGCTGGCTTGCCTGCGATAGCGCCAGCCCAGACGCTACCCAACCACCCTGGACCGCCGCAGCTCGTCAATTCGCTGAGCACTCATACCCAACTCCGCCAACACCTCATCACTGTGCGCCCCCACCGCCACCCCAATATGCCGAGGCGCCGGCAAACCCTGCGAGAACTTCAACGGACACGCCAGTTGCGCCTGGCTCGAACCATCACCCCGAGGCACCTGGCTGACCAACGCCCGCGCCTTCAACTGGGGATGCTCCACCGCCTCACTCAAACTCAGCACCGGTTCGACACAAGCATCCACTTCGGCGAACAACGCGCAAAGCTCGTCAAAACTGCGTTTCTCGAACTCAACCTGCAACGCCTGTTTCAGGGCCTTTTGCTGCTCGGGCTTGGGCGACAACCCTTGCGCCGCCAACTCAGGCCGCCCCAGCGTTTCGCACAGTTGCTGCATAAACGCCGGCTCCAGGCTGCCGACCGACATCCACCGCCCATCCCGCGTGCGGTAATAGTCATAAAAACTGCCGCCATTGAGCACATGGCTCTCCCTCCCAGGCTCAACCCCACACGCCAGGTAACCCGCAGCGGCCATGGCATTCAGGCTGAACGAACAGTCAGTCATGCTTACATCCAGGTATTGGCCGACGCCACTGTGCTGCCGGGCGATCACCGCCGCCAGCAACCCCACCACCGCATGCAACGAGCCACCGCCCACATCCGCCAATTGCACGCCCAGGGGCAACGGCCCGCTGTCCTCGCGCCCGGTGTAGCTGGCCACGCCGGCCAGCGCCAGGTAGTTGATATCGTGCCCGGCGCGGTCCTTGTAGGGGCCGGTCTGGCCGTAGCCGGTGATCGACACATAAATAAGCTTTGGGTTGATCGCCTTCAACGCCTCATAGCCCAAACCCAGCCGCTCCATCACCCCAGGGCGAAACTGCTCAAGGACAATGTCGTACTCCTTGACCAACGCGCGTACGATCTCCAACGCTTCGGCCTGCTTGAGGTCCAGCGCCAGGCTGCGTTTATTGCGATTGAGGTAGGCATGGCTCGCCGACGTGCCCCGGTCATGGGGCGGTAACACCCGCAGCAGGTCCATGCGCGTGGGCGATTCGATGCGCAAGACCTCGGCGCCCATGTCCGCGAGCAGCAAGGACGCAAACGGGCCAGGCAGCAAGGTGGAGAAATCCAGCACTTTGAGGGACGCCAGGGGACCTGTCATGGGCACTCCAATTCCGTTTCGATTGCCCACAGACTAGGCAGCCTTGGTCCTACGGGCAATCGTCAGAACGATCAGCGACAGTGACCGTTTTGATCACGGCGGGCTTTTTCCTGGCGACGGCTTTATCATTGGCCCACGTTTGCTTGCCGAGTGTTCCATGAAGTTTGCGATTGCCGTGTTTTCCGCCGCTCACGCGCCCTCCTCGCGCCGCGCCCTGCTGTTCGCCCAGGCGGCGCTGGCTGGCGGGCACGAGATTGTGCGGCTGTTTTTCTATCAGGATGGCGTGTACAGCGCGTCCAACAACATTGTCGCGCCCCAGGATGAGCAAGACATCGCGCGCCAATGGCGTGAGTTCGTCAGCCTGCACCAGCTCGACGGCGTCGTGTGCATTGCCGCCGCCTTGCGTCGCGGCGTGCTTAATCATGAAGAAGCCTCGCGTTATCAGCGCAGCGCGGTGAACCTCGAAGCCCCGTGGGCGTTGTCGGGCCTGGGGCAGTTGCACGATGCGGCCCAGGCCGCCGACCGCCTGATCTGTTTTGGAGGGCCGTGACATGTCCAAATCCCTATTGGTGATCAGCCGCCAGGCGCCGTGGTCCGGCCCCGGTGCGCGGGAAGCCCTGGATATCGTGCTGGCCGGCGGTGCCTTTGATTTGCCGATTGGCTTGCTGTTCATGGATGACGGCGTGTTTCAGCTCGCACCGCACCAGAACGCCAAGGCCGTGCAACAAAAGGACCTGAGTGCCAACCTGCAGGCATTGGGGCTGTTTGGCATCGACGATGTCTTTGTCTGCCGTCACAGCATGGCCGTGCGTGGCTTGACGCCGCCCACTGAGGCGCAACCGTTGAGCAACGAGGCTATTTCCCAATTGATTGACCGTTACGACCAGGTGATTACCCTCTGATGTCGACTTTACATGTGCTGTCTCACTCGCCATTTTCCGACAGCCGCCTCGACAGTTGCCTACGCATCTGCGGCGCCGAGGACGCGATCCTGCTGTGCGGCGACGGCGCCTACGGGCTGCACGCGCCCGCCCTGCACACCAAGGGCGTGAAGGTGTTTGTGCTGGCCGAAGACATGCAGGCGCGCAACCTGCCCTTACCGGACTGGGCCGACAGCGTGGACTATCCTGGCTTCGTGCAACTGTCCCTCGATTACGACAAGGTCAACAGCTGGTTATGAACACCTTGACCGTAGGCGAACGCACCCTCGAATTGGACAAGGACGGTTACCTGATCAACCTGGACGACTGGTCCGCCGAGGTCGCCAACGCCCTGGCCGCCGCAGAAGCCCTGGAGCTGACGCCCGACCACTGGCAGATCCTCGACCTGCTGCGCGGCTTCTACGCCGAATTCCAGCTGTCCCCGGCCACGCGTCCGCTGATCAAGTACACCGCGTTGAAGCTCGGCCCGGAAAAGGGCAACAGCCTGCACCTCAACAAACTGTTCAACGGCACTCCCGCCAAACTCGCCGCCAAGCTGGCGGGCCTGCCCAGGCCGACGAATTGCTTATGACCGACTTTGCTCCCCTGACACTGGAAACACCCGCCGAACACCCGTTTGCGCAGTTCGTGCGCATCCTCGGCAAAGGCAAGCGCGGCGCGCGCAACCTCACCCGCGAGGAAGCCCGTGAAGCCATGGGCATGCTGCTCGACGAAAAGGTCGAAGACACCCCAGCTCGGCGCCTTCCTGATGCTGCTGCGCCACAAGGAGGAAAGCCCGGAAGAACTCGCCGGCTTCACCGAAGCCGTGCGCGAACGCCTCGACGCGCCAGCGTTGAATGTGGACGTGGACTGGCCGACCTACGCCGGCAAGAAACGCCACCTGCCGTGGTATCTGCTGGCGGCCAAGTGCCTGGCGCAAAACGGCGTGCGCATCCTTATGCACGGCGGCGGCGCACACACGGCGGGCCGGCTGTACACCGAGCAGTTGCTGGAAGGCTTGCAGATCCCGCTGTGCCGCAATTGGCAGCAGGTCGAAAGCGCTTATGCACACGGCAACCTCGCGTTTATCCCGCTGGGCGACTGGGCGCCGCAGCTGCAACGCATGATCGATTTGCGCAACACCCTGGGCCTGCGCTCGCCGATCCACTCCCTGGCGCGCCTGCTCAACCCGCTGCAGGCCCGCCTGGGCCTGCAAAGCATTTTCCATCCCGGCTACCAGGGCGTGCACCGCGATGCCAGCGGCCTGCTCGGCGACAACGTGATTGTGGTCAAGGGTGACGGCGGCGAGATCGAGATCAACCCCGACAGTGCCAGCCACCTGTACGGCACCACCGGCGGCGCAAGCTGGGACGAAGAGTGGCCCGCCCTCTCCGCCCAGCGCCACGTCAAGCCAGCGACGCTGGAACCCGAGCATTTGAAAGCGCTGTGGCGCGGTGATGCAGAGGACAGCTACCCGCAACTCGCGCTGATCGCCACCATGGCCCTGGCCTTGCGCGGCCTCGGCCACCCACGGGAACAGGCTTTCGCCTTAGCCCAGCAATACTGGGATGCGCGGGATAAATCGATTTAATCGATCATTCACCCGCAGTCTTTGCGCTTTTAAATCGAACCCATCCCTTTAGACTGGGCTCCAATGCTTATTAGCCGAGGAGCCAGTCATGGGTTTGCTGATCGAAGGACACTGGAAAGACCAGTGGTACGAAAGTAACGCGGACGGCGCATTCCAGCGCGAACAAGCGCAACGCCGTAACTGGGTGACCGCCGACGGCGCGCCCGGCCCTAGCGGCGAAGGCGGCTTCCAGGCCGAAGCCGGCCGCTACCACCTGTATGTGTCCCTCGCCTGCCCCTGGGCCCACCGCACGCTGATCCTGCGCAAGCTCAAGGGCCTGGAAAGCCTGATCGACGTGTCCGTGGTCAGTTGGCTGATGCTGGAAAACGGCTGGACCTTCGACAAGGCCCACGGCTCCAGCGGCGACGCCCTCGACGATTTTGCCTTCATGCACCAGCGCTATACCGCTGACACCGCCGACTACACCGGCCGGGTGACGGTGCCTGTGCTGTGGGACAAAAAGCTCAAGCGTATCGTCAGCAATGAATCGGCGGAGATCATCCGCATGTTCAACAGCGCGTTCAACGGGCTGACCGGCAACACCCTGGACTTCTACCCCGAGGCGCTGCGCCCGACCATCGACGCACTGAATGAGCGTATTTACCCGGCCGTGAACAACGGTGTGTACCGCGCAGGTTTCGCCACTTCACAACACGCCTATGAAAGTGCGTTTGATGATGTGTTTGCCGAATTGGATTACCTGGAACAGCACCTGGGTGACCATCGCTACCTGGCGGGTGAATACCTGACCGAAGCGGATGTGCGCCTGTTTACTACGCTGATTCGCTTTGATGCGGTGTATTACGGGCACTTCAAATGCAATTTGCGGCGGATTGCGGATTATCCGAACCTGTCGAATTGGCTACGGGAGTTGTATCAGTGGCCGGGAGTGGCCGAGACGGTGGATTTCGGGCATATCAAGGGGCATTACTATGCCAGTCACCGTACGATCAATCCGACGGGGATTGTGCCTAAAGGCCCGTTGCAAGCATTTGATACCAAGCATGATCGCTTGAAATTGAAGGGCAACGCAGTTTGGAGCTGATCCGGGTTTCTCGCTGGACTTGAAGGCCTCATCGCGGGCAAGCCCGCTCCCACAGTTGGAATGCGATCCCCTGTGGGAGCGGGCTTGCCCGCGATGCTTTTAGGCTTTAGACCTGAGACTGCGCGCCTTCGAACCACTTGAGCTTTTCACGCAACACCACCACCTCACCCACGATCACCAGTGTCGGCGCATGCACTTCATGCTCCGCCACCATGCGCGGCAAGTCGGCCAGGGTGCCGGTAAACACGCGCTGGTTGGAGGTGGTGCCTTGCTGGATCAACGCCGCCGGGGTATCGGCTGCGCGTCCGTGCTTGATCAGCTGTTCGCAGATGATCGGCAAGCCAATCAAGCCCATGTAGAACACCAGGGTCTGGGACGGCCCCACCAGGTCATGCCAGGGCAGGTCCGAAGTCCCGTCCTTCAAATGCCCGGTGATGAAACGCACCGATTGCGCATAGTCGCGGTGGGTCAGCGGGATCCCGGCGTACGCCGCGCAACCACTGGCCGCCGTGATGCCCGGCACGACCTGGAACGGGATGCCATGGGCCGCCAGCTCTTCGATCTCCTCGCCACCACGGCCAAAGATGAACGGATCGCCACCCTTGAGGCGCAGCACGCGCTTGCCTTGCTTGGCCAGGTCCACCAGTTGCTGGTTGATCTGGTCCTGTGGCACGGCATGGTCGGCGCGACGCTTGCCGACGTACACGCGCTCGGCATCGCGGCGGCACAGTTCCAGAATCGCTGGCGCAACGAGGCGGTCGTAGAGCACCACGTCGGCTTGCTGCATCAGGCGCAGTGCGCGGAAGGTCAGCAGGTCCGGATCACCGGGGGCCGGCGCCCACCAGGTAGACCTCACCCGGCGCATGGGGCGCCTTGCCGTTGACTTTTTCCACCAGCAAACGCTCGGCTTCGGCGCCCTGCCCGGCCAGTTGGCGATCGGCAATCGGGCCCTGGAACACTTCTTCCCAGAACGCGCGACGCTGCTGCACATCCGGGTACAAGCCTTTGACCTGGGCACGAAAGCGCGCCGCCAACCCGGCCAATTGGCCATAAGTGGACGGAATCCAGGTTTCCAGCTTGGCGCGGATCAAGCGTGCCAGCACCGGCGCATCGCCGCCGCTGGACACCGCAATCACCAACGGCGAACGATCGACAATCGCCGGGAAGATCACGCTGCACAAGGCCGGCGCATCGACCACATTGACCGGCACGCACCGACGCTTGGCATCGCTGGACACTTGCGCGTTCAGCGTTTCATCGTCGGTGGCGGCGATGATCAGGGGTGCAACCGTCGAGGTCGGCCTCCTGATAACCGCGCAAAATCAGTTCCCCGCCACTGCCCAGGACCAACTCGTTGAGCTGGCGTTCGATCTGGGGAGCAACCACCCGCAGCAACGCACCGGCGTCGGCCAGCAGCCGGGATTTGCGCAAGGCAATCTCCCCGCCACCGACGACCAACACACGACTGCCGCGCAGGTTATGAAACAGCGGCAGAAATTCCATTTAGCCGATGACCTCAACGCCCGCCATGTACGGCTTGAGCACGTCCGGCACACGGATCGAACCGTCAGCCTGCTGGTAGTTTTCCAGCACGGCCACCAGGGTACGGCCTACGGCCAGGCCCGAACCGTTGAGGGTGTGCACCAGTTCCGGCTTGCCGGTTTCCGGGTTGCGGAAACGCGCCTGCATGCGACGGGCCTGGAAATCACCGCAGTTGGAGCACGACGAGATCTCGCGGTACTTGTCCTGGCTCGGCACCCACACTTCGAGGTCGTAGGTCTTCACGGCGCTGAAACCCATGTCGCCGGTGCACAGCGCGAGGACGCGGTACGGCAGCTCCAGCAGTTGCAGGACGCGCTCGGCGTTGGCGGTCAGGCCTTCCAGGGCGTCCATGGAGGTCGACGGCTCGACGATCTGCACCATCTCGACCTTGTCGAACT
Proteins encoded in this window:
- a CDS encoding DUF2069 domain-containing protein, producing MAKKPKVLPPQAWLEPRVKVARALSLLAFFALVGLLCGYYLFVADLHGARPWVILLIELVPLLLLAPGMLLGSARGHSWMCFAVNLYFIKGALAAYDPNRQWFGVLEMLASLAVFCTALLYVRWRHQLNRRLAVEPVSA
- a CDS encoding DNA-3-methyladenine glycosylase I, with the translated sequence MRDYKWLHEYCLNRFGSAAELEAHLPVPNTPAQLRKISDDRYLSTLALRVFRAGLKHSVVDAKWPAFEKVFFGFDPEKVVLMGAEHLERLMQDTSIIRHLGKLKSVPRNAQMILDIAQEHGSFGAFIADWPVTDIVGLWKYLSKHGHQLGGLSAPRFLRMVGKDTFVPSYDVVAALNAQKIVDKAPTSLRDLATVQGAFNQWHAESGRPMCQLSMMLAYTVNH
- the ttcA gene encoding tRNA 2-thiocytidine(32) synthetase TtcA, with the translated sequence MGTLTVNQNKLQKRLRRLAGEAVADFNMIEDGDKVMVCLSGGKDSYTLLDVLLHLQKVAPITFQIVAVNMDQKQPGFPEHVLPAYLKALGVEYHIVEKDTYSVVKELIPEGKTTCSLCSRLRRGTLYTFADEIGATKMALGHHRDDIVETFFLNMFFNGSLKAMPPKLRADDGRNVVIRPLAYCNEKDIQAYSDFKQFPIIPCNLCGSQENLQRQVVKEMLLDWERKTPGRTESIFRSLQNVQPSQLADRNLFDFTSLKIDESAASRFVNVVNL
- a CDS encoding Yip1 family protein, with product MIHHVVGLFTHPDQEWREIRGDKEESIGHMYLTHTLILAAIPAVSAFIGTTQVGWVIGNRAPVMLTQESALWMTLMSYAAMLGGVAVMGAFIHWMARTYDANPSMRRCVAFATYTATPLFIGGLAALYPHMWLGMVVGTAAICYTVYLLYVGLPTFMNIDPDEGFLFSSSVLAVGLVVLVAIMAFTVIVWGLGVGPIYTS
- a CDS encoding SprT family zinc-dependent metalloprotease translates to MPEQLNTRVEDCFQQAESFFKRSFKRPQVSLKLRGQKAGVAHLHENLLRFNPQLYRENSQHFLKQTVAHEVAHLIAHQLFGERIQPHGEEWQLIMRGVYELPPDRCHTYAVKRRQVMRYIYRCPCADSDFPFSAQRHGLVAQGRRYLCRRCRQTLVFTGETRVE
- a CDS encoding CaiB/BaiF CoA-transferase family protein, coding for MTGPLASLKVLDFSTLLPGPFASLLLADMGAEVLRIESPTRMDLLRVLPPHDRGTSASHAYLNRNKRSLALDLKQAEALEIVRALVKEYDIVLEQFRPGVMERLGLGYEALKAINPKLIYVSITGYGQTGPYKDRAGHDINYLALAGVASYTGREDSGPLPLGVQLADVGGGSLHAVVGLLAAVIARQHSGVGQYLDVSMTDCSFSLNAMAAAGYLACGVEPGRESHVLNGGSFYDYYRTRDGRWMSVGSLEPAFMQQLCETLGRPELAAQGLSPKPEQQKALKQALQVEFEKRSFDELCALFAEVDACVEPVLSLSEAVEHPQLKARALVSQVPRGDGSSQAQLACPLKFSQGLPAPRHIGVAVGAHSDEVLAELGMSAQRIDELRRSRVVG
- the tusD gene encoding sulfurtransferase complex subunit TusD, with the protein product MKFAIAVFSAAHAPSSRRALLFAQAALAGGHEIVRLFFYQDGVYSASNNIVAPQDEQDIARQWREFVSLHQLDGVVCIAAALRRGVLNHEEASRYQRSAVNLEAPWALSGLGQLHDAAQAADRLICFGGP
- the tusC gene encoding sulfurtransferase complex subunit TusC, with the translated sequence MSKSLLVISRQAPWSGPGAREALDIVLAGGAFDLPIGLLFMDDGVFQLAPHQNAKAVQQKDLSANLQALGLFGIDDVFVCRHSMAVRGLTPPTEAQPLSNEAISQLIDRYDQVITL
- the tusB gene encoding sulfurtransferase complex subunit TusB, yielding MSTLHVLSHSPFSDSRLDSCLRICGAEDAILLCGDGAYGLHAPALHTKGVKVFVLAEDMQARNLPLPDWADSVDYPGFVQLSLDYDKVNSWL
- a CDS encoding TusE/DsrC/DsvC family sulfur relay protein translates to MNTLTVGERTLELDKDGYLINLDDWSAEVANALAAAEALELTPDHWQILDLLRGFYAEFQLSPATRPLIKYTALKLGPEKGNSLHLNKLFNGTPAKLAAKLAGLPRPTNCL
- a CDS encoding glutathione S-transferase family protein, whose protein sequence is MGLLIEGHWKDQWYESNADGAFQREQAQRRNWVTADGAPGPSGEGGFQAEAGRYHLYVSLACPWAHRTLILRKLKGLESLIDVSVVSWLMLENGWTFDKAHGSSGDALDDFAFMHQRYTADTADYTGRVTVPVLWDKKLKRIVSNESAEIIRMFNSAFNGLTGNTLDFYPEALRPTIDALNERIYPAVNNGVYRAGFATSQHAYESAFDDVFAELDYLEQHLGDHRYLAGEYLTEADVRLFTTLIRFDAVYYGHFKCNLRRIADYPNLSNWLRELYQWPGVAETVDFGHIKGHYYASHRTINPTGIVPKGPLQAFDTKHDRLKLKGNAVWS